ATCGAGGACGCTAATGACGAAGCCCAATTCGGCGAGCTCCATACCTTGGGTGAACTGACCCAGAAGGCCTGGAAGCACGATGTGCAGGTCATGATCGAGGGTCCGGGCCACGTGCCTATGCATTTGATCAAGGAGAACATGGATCGCCAATTGAAGGAGTGCCACGAAGCGCCTTTCTATACTTTGGGGCCCCTGACCACCGATATCGCCCCGGGTTACGACCACATTACCAGCGCCATCGGCGCGGCCATGATCGGCTGGTACGGGACGGCCATGCTCTGCTACGTGACCCCGAAGGAGCATTTGGGTTTGCCGAACAAAGAGGACGTGCGCGCCGGGGTCATCGCCTACAAGATCGCGGCCCATGCGGCGGATCTGGCCAAGGGCCATCCGGCCGCCCAGCGATGGGACAACGCCTTGTCCAAGGCCCGCTTCGAGTTCCGTTGGGAGGACCAGTTCAACCTGGCCTTGGACCCGGAACGCGCGCGGGAATACCACGATGAGACCCTGCCGGCGGACGGCGCCAAGGTGGCGCATTTCTGCTCCATGTGCGGCCCCAAGTTCTGCAGCATGAAGATCACCCAGGACGTGCGGGACTACGCGAAGGAACTGGGGATGACCGAGGATAAGGCGCTGGAGGAGGGCATGAAGAAGATGTCCGAGACCTTCGTTGAGACCGGGTCGGAGATCTACCAGAAGGTCTAATATTTTCTAGAAGAGATTATCGGGCAAGGTCTTCATGAAAATTCGACAGCTTTTAAGATGGCGAGTATTGGTCTATTTGTTGTGTTTCTTGATTTTCAGCTCGTTAATTTATGTTTTTGCCTTGCCTCAAGTATTGAGCCAAGGTTACCTATGGCTAGCCAACAGAAACAATGCGACCGCCCAGTTCAAAATTGGAGCTTATTTCGAACAGGGCTATGGTTTTTCGAAAGACTACAAAACGGCCTTTGAATGGTATTTGAGAGCTGCACGTGGTGGTTATTCTAAAGCTGTCGAAAAATCGGCGAACCTTTGTTCTCAAGGCTTGGCGGATATTATTGTCCGACCAAATGGCCAGATTGTCCTTGGCGATCTCCTAAACCAAACGATCGAAATAAAAGACGATTTTGATGTTTTGTATTTCAAGGCCGAACATCTGGAAGAGAAAATAAAAGTCAAAAACGTATGGGCGTTGGAAAAAGCATTTGACAACGACGTTCTTTGTTTTTTTGTGAAATTAGAAGATGGTGACTATGTCTTGTGTGGTTCGGAAAAAATTGACAATGTTGTTCAGGATTTACCCGATGCATTTTCATTGATTGGCGACGCTGTTAGACGAGATATTTTGATACAGTCGCTCACTACTGAATATAAGGGAAATGTGTTCGATCTTAGCGGGCTGAGTTATCAATATGTTATGGATGTAATTCGTGAAAAAGGCGATTACGACCCGGCAGATTTTGGAAACAACGTGAGCTTTACTGATGACGGAAGTATGAATGTCGTTACAAGTGCAACTATGCATCATAATGACGATGCTGACATAAGAAAAGTTAATGGAAAGATTGTCATTACTTACCACAATTACTCGGTCGATCCAAAAACGGCAGATAGAGGAATGTGTTGTGTTGATTGGATTGAGGAGAAAAGGGTGGAAGAGATACCTGTTCATCGAAATACAAAATGCGATCCCGCTAGCTACACAAAGGAACTCGGGAAAATGTATTACTATTTCTAGTTCTAGGGTTAGTGAAATAAAAAAGGCCGCTCCCCTTTGGGGGAAGCGGCCTTTGTCGTCTTAAGCCTTAGTTGACCAGCTTGTTGACGTCCGGACGCTTCGGAGGATCGTTGGCCGGGCGGGTGGCGACCGGAGGATTGTTCTTGAAGGTCGGGGCCAATTCCGCGTTGATCTTGGCGTATTCCGGATCCTTGTCCGCGCCTTCCACGATGGCGCCGATGGGGCAGGCCGAGTAGCAGCTGGTGCATTCGGTGCACTCCTCGGGGTTGATGATCATGAAGGGCTGGCCCTTGTAATCCCCCGGGTGGATGCAATTCACGGGGCAAACATCGACACATTGGGCATAGACCTCGCCCAGGCACTTCTCGGTAATCACATAAGGCATGATCTGCCTCCTTCTAATTTCGCTCTCCCCGTGGGGAGGGACCCATGCTTTTCCTTGAAAAAGCTTTCGTAGTTTAGAAGAGAAGAGCTTTTTATCGCAAGGCCAATTTGATCTTTTTCCCCGATAACTGCCCTCTTTACGCCCCTGAGCCCCAATGGTAGTTTGAGCGCGACGAGGCGGTCCGAAATCGAACGGACCGTGAAACCCGCCCCACGACCCTCGTGCCGGTGATTGAAACCCGGCGGCTCCCTCCCTAAATTTCAGGCGTTTGGGAGCTGAAAATGAAAGAAACCATGGCAAATAAAAAAGATTATTATGAGCTTCTCGGAGTTCCCAAGTCCGCGTCGGCCGATGACCTCAAGAAGGCCTATCGGACCATGGCTAAAAAATACCATCCGGACGCCAATCCCAACAACAAAGAGGCCGAAGAGAAGTTCAAAGAGATCAACGAAGCCTATGAGGTGCTTTCCGATCCCCAGAAGAAGACCGCCTACGACCAGTTCGGCCATGCCGGGGTCGGGGCAGGCGGCCCGGGAGGGTTCGGTGGCGGGGGCTTCCGGCCCCAGGACTTCGGAAATGCCGCCGACTTCGAGGATATTTTCGGGGACGTTTTCAGCAACTTCTTCACCGGTGGCGCCGCCGGCGGGCGGGGACGGGCCCGGTCCCAAGCCCAGGAGGGCGACGACCTTCGCTATGACCTGCACCTGACCTTCGAAGAGGCCGCCTTCGGGACCTCGAAGGAGATCAAGGTCCAAAAGCTGTCCACCTGCGAGACCTGTCACGGATCCGGCGCCAAGCCGGGATCGGGCCGGGTGGTCTGCACGACCTGCAAGGGGACCGGACAGATCCGTGCTTCCCAAGGGTTCTTCACCATTGCCCGGACCTGCACCCGTTGCGGGGGCCAAGGCGAGATGCCGGGTTCACCCTGCACCACCTGCAAGGGGAACGGCCGGG
The genomic region above belongs to bacterium and contains:
- a CDS encoding ferredoxin family protein, encoding MPYVITEKCLGEVYAQCVDVCPVNCIHPGDYKGQPFMIINPEECTECTSCYSACPIGAIVEGADKDPEYAKINAELAPTFKNNPPVATRPANDPPKRPDVNKLVN
- the dnaJ gene encoding molecular chaperone DnaJ — encoded protein: MANKKDYYELLGVPKSASADDLKKAYRTMAKKYHPDANPNNKEAEEKFKEINEAYEVLSDPQKKTAYDQFGHAGVGAGGPGGFGGGGFRPQDFGNAADFEDIFGDVFSNFFTGGAAGGRGRARSQAQEGDDLRYDLHLTFEEAAFGTSKEIKVQKLSTCETCHGSGAKPGSGRVVCTTCKGTGQIRASQGFFTIARTCTRCGGQGEMPGSPCTTCKGNGRVEKEKVISVKVPAGVDEGSRLRLRGEGEAGVNGGPAGDLYVFLHVEAHDFFERDGSDLHCKVPISFVQAALGTEVEVPTLTGPVKMKVPAGTQSGKVFRLREKGMKNPQTEDTGDLMATVVVETPTDLNSKQKKLLEEFQAMTQENNTPQMTKFLHQVKNLFARKK